One segment of Arthrobacter sp. MMS18-M83 DNA contains the following:
- a CDS encoding carbohydrate ABC transporter permease: MTVLTEPRTSGREHRLANRRRKPVRTRAYKTFRVVALIAVVLFLIAPLFWMLLASLKTNVDIYDAGKSFLFTPTVENYANVLQRNNYFVFIINSFWVAFVSTALSLVLGVPAAYAMSRFTMGRSALVVLMARVIPGVSLLVPWYYVFSNLKMVGGFEVLILSHMFVALPLIVYIMMSYFDSLPLELEESAQVDGLTPIGAFRRITLPLSVAGMATAGILSFIFSWNNFMFALVLSGSKTKTLPVAIFDFVSYASIDWGGLMAAATVVTIPIMIIALFTQKYIVSGMTAGATKG; the protein is encoded by the coding sequence ATGACAGTCCTGACCGAACCCCGCACTTCAGGCCGCGAGCACCGGCTGGCCAATCGCCGTCGGAAGCCCGTGCGCACCCGCGCTTACAAGACCTTCCGCGTGGTTGCCCTGATCGCCGTCGTGCTGTTCCTGATCGCGCCCCTGTTTTGGATGCTCCTTGCCTCGCTCAAGACCAACGTGGACATCTACGACGCCGGCAAGTCCTTCCTGTTCACACCCACGGTTGAGAACTACGCGAACGTGCTGCAGCGAAACAACTACTTTGTCTTCATCATCAACAGCTTCTGGGTTGCCTTCGTATCCACGGCGCTGTCCCTGGTGTTGGGCGTCCCTGCGGCATACGCGATGAGCCGGTTCACCATGGGCCGCTCGGCGCTCGTGGTCCTGATGGCGCGCGTGATCCCGGGCGTTTCGCTCCTGGTCCCTTGGTACTACGTTTTCTCCAACTTGAAGATGGTGGGCGGGTTTGAGGTGCTGATCCTCAGCCACATGTTCGTGGCGCTGCCGCTGATCGTCTACATCATGATGAGCTACTTCGACTCCCTGCCGCTTGAGCTCGAGGAGTCGGCCCAGGTGGACGGACTCACACCGATCGGCGCATTCCGCCGCATCACCCTGCCGCTGTCTGTCGCTGGAATGGCTACTGCCGGAATCCTGTCGTTCATCTTTTCCTGGAACAACTTCATGTTCGCCTTGGTCCTGTCCGGATCCAAGACCAAGACACTTCCGGTGGCCATCTTCGACTTCGTCTCCTACGCCAGCATCGACTGGGGCGGGCTTATGGCGGCCGCCACCGTGGTGACCATCCCGATCATGATCATCGCGCTCTTCACGCAGAAATACATCGTGTCCGGCATGACTGCCGGCGCGACCAAAGGCTAG
- the dgoD gene encoding galactonate dehydratase, with protein MTRISRIETFLVPPRWLFVRIETESGIVGWGEASCEGRSETVRTAVEQLSEVLIGNDALRIEDHWQVMTKGSFYRGGPILASAVSGLDQALWDIAGKHFNAPVHQLLGGPVRDRIRMYGWVGGDEPNEVADQISAQLEVGLTAVKMNASGRMSPVASVAELDGVVRRVAAARDVLGDHRDVAVDFHGRFSLANARRVAPLLEPYRPFFLEEPVVPENTHLLREFTSSTTTPVSTGERLYSRQEFLPALQAGIAVAQPDLSHAGGITEVRKIASLAEIYEVQLAPHCPLGPLALAACLQVGFATPNFLIQEQSIGIHYNQGAEVLDYVVDKTPLKFVDGHIERLTGPGLGIEIDEAVVRAADKQGHKWRGPVWRHSDGSFAEW; from the coding sequence ATGACCAGAATCAGCAGGATCGAAACCTTCCTCGTCCCTCCGCGCTGGCTGTTCGTCCGGATCGAAACTGAGAGCGGAATAGTCGGCTGGGGCGAAGCAAGCTGTGAGGGCCGCAGCGAAACCGTCCGAACCGCCGTCGAGCAGCTTTCCGAGGTGCTCATCGGAAACGATGCGCTCCGCATCGAGGACCACTGGCAGGTCATGACCAAGGGGTCCTTCTACCGCGGCGGACCGATCCTGGCCAGCGCCGTCTCCGGCCTGGACCAGGCGCTTTGGGACATCGCGGGCAAGCACTTCAACGCTCCGGTGCACCAACTCCTCGGCGGCCCGGTCCGTGATCGGATCCGGATGTACGGTTGGGTGGGCGGGGACGAGCCCAACGAGGTGGCAGATCAGATCAGCGCCCAGCTCGAAGTGGGCCTTACCGCCGTCAAGATGAACGCCAGCGGCCGGATGAGCCCGGTCGCTTCAGTTGCAGAGCTCGACGGCGTGGTCCGGCGGGTGGCCGCCGCCCGCGATGTCCTGGGGGACCACCGGGACGTGGCGGTGGACTTCCACGGCCGCTTCAGCCTAGCCAATGCACGCAGGGTGGCGCCCCTCCTGGAACCGTATCGGCCCTTCTTCCTCGAAGAACCGGTTGTCCCGGAAAACACGCACCTCCTGCGCGAATTCACCTCCTCCACCACGACGCCGGTCTCAACGGGCGAGCGGCTTTACAGCAGGCAGGAGTTCCTGCCTGCGCTGCAGGCCGGCATCGCCGTGGCCCAGCCGGACCTCTCGCACGCCGGTGGCATCACCGAAGTCCGCAAGATCGCCTCCCTGGCCGAAATCTACGAGGTCCAGCTCGCCCCGCACTGCCCTTTGGGCCCGCTGGCCTTGGCGGCCTGCCTGCAGGTCGGCTTCGCCACGCCCAACTTCCTGATCCAGGAGCAAAGCATCGGGATCCACTACAACCAGGGCGCTGAGGTTCTGGACTACGTGGTGGACAAGACACCGCTGAAGTTCGTGGACGGGCACATTGAACGCCTGACCGGGCCGGGCCTCGGGATCGAGATAGACGAGGCCGTGGTCCGCGCCGCCGACAAACAGGGGCACAAATGGCGCGGCCCGGTGTGGCGCCACTCCGACGGCTCCTTCGCAGAATGGTGA
- a CDS encoding bifunctional 4-hydroxy-2-oxoglutarate aldolase/2-dehydro-3-deoxy-phosphogluconate aldolase, with protein sequence MTPDQFLEGLSGSRLVAIVRGTDGQAAAEAALAVMEEGFRYVEVALTTPDALAAITRIRDSAPESCFVGAGTVLTAQDVHDVVAAGGLFIVTPALAESIEVGASLGLPVLAGAMTPSEAHAAMTRGATAVKLFPASFGGPAYLKALRDPFPRIPFVAVGGVGLNEAPAFWEAGAIAVGPGGPLIGDAASGGDLDALRERARAFLALAARHGEGKQS encoded by the coding sequence ATGACTCCAGATCAGTTTCTTGAGGGACTTAGCGGGTCAAGGCTCGTGGCGATCGTGCGTGGAACGGACGGACAGGCAGCGGCGGAAGCCGCCCTGGCCGTCATGGAGGAGGGTTTCCGCTACGTCGAGGTCGCACTCACGACGCCGGACGCCCTCGCGGCTATCACGCGCATCCGTGATTCCGCGCCGGAGTCTTGCTTCGTGGGAGCCGGCACGGTCCTCACTGCACAGGACGTGCACGACGTCGTCGCGGCCGGCGGCCTGTTCATTGTTACTCCGGCCCTGGCCGAGTCGATCGAGGTCGGAGCCAGCCTCGGGCTGCCCGTCCTGGCCGGCGCGATGACCCCCAGCGAGGCGCATGCGGCGATGACCCGCGGCGCGACCGCAGTGAAGCTCTTTCCGGCTTCGTTCGGTGGTCCGGCGTACCTCAAAGCACTCCGGGACCCGTTTCCGCGGATCCCGTTCGTGGCGGTCGGCGGCGTCGGCCTCAACGAGGCTCCTGCTTTCTGGGAAGCCGGCGCCATCGCAGTTGGCCCGGGAGGTCCCCTCATCGGGGATGCGGCGTCCGGCGGCGACCTAGACGCCCTTCGCGAACGCGCCCGTGCTTTCCTTGCCCTTGCTGCGCGCCACGGGGAAGGTAAGCAGTCGTGA
- a CDS encoding sugar kinase: MSAAVDLLTFGESMVSLRSPGPLSAGGSLGMHVAGAESNVAVGIARLGHTVTWAGVLGADPHCEFILRQLRSEGLGVRHRVDPSRSTGVMFLEQRTADVSRAFYYRAGSAGSTLRREDIEPVLDSGAKVLHLTGITAALGPQPLDAVEYAAERAASEGVLVSLDVNYRSKLWSREEARTALASIVRHADVVIASEDELDLLAPDHASLGVGNGGSDAAEATMAAGLLDSGVREVVVKRGAAGACAYTVAGRLEQRAVPVTSIDTVGAGDAFTAGYLSAVLDGEDVAGRLQRGVLAGAFAVSTAGDWEGLPHRGELGLLGAHPSGSTQR, encoded by the coding sequence GTGAGTGCCGCCGTCGACCTCCTGACCTTCGGCGAATCCATGGTCTCGCTGAGGAGTCCCGGCCCGCTGTCAGCGGGCGGCAGCCTGGGCATGCACGTCGCCGGGGCCGAATCGAACGTGGCGGTTGGCATCGCACGGCTTGGCCACACGGTCACCTGGGCCGGAGTGCTTGGGGCAGACCCTCACTGCGAATTCATCCTGCGACAATTGCGTTCCGAGGGTCTCGGCGTGCGGCACCGGGTGGACCCGAGCCGCAGCACCGGCGTCATGTTCCTCGAACAGCGCACGGCCGACGTCAGCCGCGCCTTCTACTATCGGGCAGGTTCGGCCGGTTCCACCCTCCGGCGGGAAGACATTGAGCCGGTACTCGACTCCGGTGCCAAGGTCCTGCATCTGACCGGGATCACTGCGGCCCTGGGACCGCAGCCGCTGGACGCCGTGGAGTACGCGGCTGAGCGCGCTGCCAGCGAAGGGGTTCTGGTGTCGTTGGACGTCAATTACCGCAGCAAACTTTGGTCCCGGGAGGAGGCCCGTACGGCGCTCGCCTCGATTGTCCGCCATGCCGACGTCGTGATCGCTTCCGAGGACGAGCTCGATCTGCTCGCCCCCGATCATGCGTCCCTCGGCGTCGGAAATGGCGGATCCGACGCTGCGGAGGCCACCATGGCGGCGGGGTTGCTGGATAGCGGCGTGCGGGAGGTCGTCGTCAAGCGAGGAGCCGCTGGCGCCTGCGCGTACACCGTCGCCGGCCGTCTGGAACAACGGGCGGTGCCCGTCACCAGTATCGACACCGTGGGAGCCGGAGACGCTTTCACCGCCGGTTACCTGTCAGCCGTGCTCGACGGCGAAGACGTCGCCGGGCGCTTGCAGCGGGGCGTCCTGGCCGGCGCTTTCGCCGTCAGCACGGCGGGCGACTGGGAAGGACTGCCCCACAGAGGGGAACTTGGGTTGTTGGGTGCCCACCCGAGCGGGAGCACCCAGCGCTAG